The sequence below is a genomic window from Scophthalmus maximus strain ysfricsl-2021 chromosome 19, ASM2237912v1, whole genome shotgun sequence.
CCCCCGGATCAGACCTTAAACTTCTGCCTGCCGAGTCATtttgtctctctgctctcttgttGTCTGGTTCAGACTctctactttctttctttttttttaagttacagTGGTCACTGTATGGTGAGTTTTCTGACAAAATTGTTTCCCTTATTTCATTCTTATATCTGTCAATATCTgtatcactttttttcatttggttcTCATTCCTTTTTGTAGCTTAtactttttgttgaaaaaaaaaattgttgactaATTTAATGTgaatctctttcctctcttgaACATATGTTTTGCACTTTCACCCTCTGCCGTTTCCGAAGAAGATGAAACTGATGTTTTGGACTCTGCCCATCAAGGAGAACCCTTGTGCTTCCATGTCTAGTGTCACTATTGGTCTCTGtcttctcaccctcctcctgaTGGCCCTCAGGGGCCGAAAGAGCCATCATCACAAACCCCAATTGGACCACACTAAATATCCCCCTCCTCCTGGCCCCACACCGTGGCCACTTGTCGGCAATCTCCTCCAGATGGGGGACCAGATTCATCTTTCCCTTACCAGCTTGAGGCTCCAGTACGGGGATGTTTTCAaggtatatacagtaaaatatgtgTAATGGCCTAAGGATTGAGTATTTACTGATTCATTCAATCATGGGCTCATTCCTTCACTACAGATGCGTCTGGGCTCTTTGACTGTTGTGGTCCTGAGTGGATACACAACCATCAGACAGGCGCTGGTTCGGCAGGGGGATGCTTTCGCAGGGCGACCTGACCTTTTCACCTTCTCTGCTGTGGCCAACGGGACCAGTATGACCTTCAGTGAGAAGTACGGACCGGCCTGGATGCTTCACAAGAAGCTGTGTAAGAATGCCCTCAGGTCCTTCTCCCAGGCAGAGCCCAGGGGATCTGGTGCCACCTGTCTCTTGGAGGAGCACGTCTGTGCTGAGGCTGCCGAGATGGTGGAGGTGATTCGGGAGCAGGATGCTGCTAAACGGGAAATTGGCCAAGATATGAAGGGTATAGATCCAGTCGTACCCCTGGTAACCTCGGTGGCAAATGTTGTCTGTGCCCTCTGTTTTGGGAAAAGGTATGACTACAATGATGAGGAGTTTCTCACTATTGTCAACATCAACAACGAGGTCCTGAGGATCTTTGCAGCAGGGAACCTGGCAGATTTCTTCCCTGTATTTCGCTATTTTCCGAGTCCATCTCTGAGGAAGATGGTCCAG
It includes:
- the LOC118313531 gene encoding cytochrome P450 1A1, which codes for MKLMFWTLPIKENPCASMSSVTIGLCLLTLLLMALRGRKSHHHKPQLDHTKYPPPPGPTPWPLVGNLLQMGDQIHLSLTSLRLQYGDVFKMRLGSLTVVVLSGYTTIRQALVRQGDAFAGRPDLFTFSAVANGTSMTFSEKYGPAWMLHKKLCKNALRSFSQAEPRGSGATCLLEEHVCAEAAEMVEVIREQDAAKREIGQDMKGIDPVVPLVTSVANVVCALCFGKRYDYNDEEFLTIVNINNEVLRIFAAGNLADFFPVFRYFPSPSLRKMVQHIRRMNGFMERSIEEHINTFDRNCIRDITDALIALCEDRDENKETTVLSNSQIIHSVIDIFGAGFDTIIAGLQWSLLYLIKFPDVQDRIHQEIDDHIGTARLPKFSDKPKMPFTEAFIYEVFRHASYVPFTIPHCTTRNITLNGYFIPKETCVFINQYQVNHDIDLWGDPETFRPERFLGPSGLFHKELTEKVLIFGMGKRRCLGDGFARLEMFVFLTTLLHGLRIENVPGQELDLSTDFGLTMKPRPYSITVSSRF